In Hemiscyllium ocellatum isolate sHemOce1 chromosome 2, sHemOce1.pat.X.cur, whole genome shotgun sequence, the genomic stretch TGGTTTGATGCCAGTGCTATCCTGTTAAAACTTGACTCTCTAACCTATATGCCCTCTGGTTCGGTCATCTGTTCACGATGTTAAACAACATAAAGATTGCCCAAAACTATTGTTCAGCAGTACTGGATTCTTCTTGTATGGCTAACTGCAATACATATATTGGGTGCTTCTCGGTACTTTAAGCAAAAACAGTTGGCTGGAGTGAGCTATCAGTTGATGTTGAAGCACCTTGTTGGTGACAAAGGCTTACGTACAAATTTGTTACTTCCTGAAATGTGGCCAGATTAGGTTTTCTTTAGTATTAAGTATGACTGGGACAATGAACAAAGGTCATGCAAAACATAACAAACTGCTAGGGAGAAGTAGATGTTGTGTACACTTTGGCTTGCTGGCATCTGTACTGTCCTTTCTCCTAAGCTAGACTTCATAAGTAGATCCTGCCTTTAAATTATTTGTAGTGTCATTATTGTTGTGTCTGGATGCCTGAAGTCGTGCTTCAAGGCATCTCTTTCATTTTCCCTGTTCAACCATGATTTGAAGTGCAATGTTCAAAAAAACTTGCAAAAAAATAAGTTGCACTTAAATTTAATCCAAAACCTAAGCCTTTCTCTGACCAAgataaatgcagcaagacctcccaactcctgtactcaatactgaccaataaaggaaagcatacacaATGTGACTGTCATAAACATGAACTTGGTCAACATACCTCCTCGCATCCGAGTAAAACCATCAATACCAACACACCTGCATCATTACCAGTGACCCTTGGATGTGTTTCAGGAATGGTGTTGGAATGGGCTGTGGATTGTGGTGAAGATGTGCCCAATGGTCAATGTGACACCAATGGATTTGGAGGAGCATTTCTGCACCCCTGCATTTCTACAGGGTGTTTGTGCTTTAAAAGTACTTTACTTCATACTTAGAATTACCTACTATAAGGGCTGTGAAAGAATCATGCATAGACCCACGCATTGATTGGTCAGCAATGTCTTAAGAACTTCTAATAGACCCCTCATTTACATATTGATAGCCATTCCACAGGTTGCATTCTCGACCACCCAAGCTAATGATCAGTGGCAACAAATAATCAAAAAATAAATCACTATTTTTACAGAATGTGAAATAAAATTTTGGATACATGGAGGTGTAGGTCGATACTGAAATATTAACTAATTCTTTAAAACTTGttttgtactccacaaccaccacagcgctctgaaagctagtgcttccaattaaacctgttggaccataacctggtgttgcaagatttttaactttgtacaccctagtccaacaccggcatctccaaatcatgtttagaAACATATCATAATTAGTCAGAATTTAGCAACATCCACTTTTTAAACAGCAGTACTTATGACTCAGGATCATAAAAACCCAAATTTCACTTCATCGGATCAAGAGTTCACTTTTTAATGGGTGTCTCACAAGGGAACAAAAGTGAAGTAAGTTCTCCCCACATCAGTTAATTCCACTGATCATTAGCGTGGATGGTCGAGAATGCAACCTGTGGAATGGCTGTCAATGACAGAGCATGACTTCAGGATTTTCACCTTCTTCTACAATTTGGTCACACCTTTAAGTTACCATCAAATTCAAAGGGGTTCCTTACCAAAACCACTGTAAATGTGCATTTGTGGCTTTATTAAGGATAATCTGATCAGAAACAAGAATTCTAAAAAGTGTGCTCATATCATTTAATCTTTAAGACTGTAAATGTAATACCTTCTGCTGGAAAGCAAGTATCCAAGCAAACCACCTGTTCCTAAACCTGTCCAAAATCCTGGTCCTGAGCTTCTACTCCGTGGATACGCCCCATGAGATGTGTAACCTCGAAACAAAATacatttgcagattacacaaggCAAGATAACCAATAATGGTGGAGCAATGCTGGATTTTTCCAATGAATATGAAGGAGCAATCATAGAAATGAAGCAGAAGAATATCTGGCATCTTGTGATGAAgaaagttctttttttaaaactctaatGAAGAGGATAGACAACAGTTGCATTAAATGATTAAAGTAAGATAAAATAAAGGGATGAACAACAATGCTAGCACAGGCTAGAAGCTGTTGATTAAGGTTTTTGTTTTTCATTGCAGAGACATTTTACTCTGGAAATAAATAGAGGATTAAGCTGCAAAGTCATGGAgatatataacatggaaacagactcttcgaaccaactcgtccatgccaaccagctatcccaaaccaatctagtcccacatccctccaaacctttcctaaacaaatacccatccagatgccttttaaatgttgcaattgtaccagcctccaccacttccttgggcagctcattgcacacatgcaccaccctctgcctgtaaaagttgtcccttagggcAAGATATCctgtatatctttctcctctgaccctaaacctatgccctctagttctgaactcccccacaccagggaaaagacctggtctatttaccctatccatgcccctcatgattttataagcctaaggtcacccctcagcctccaatgttctagggaaaacagcctcgacctgttcagcctctccctatagctcaaatcttccaactctggcaacatccttaagtcttttctgaacgctttcaagtttcacaacatccttccaataggaaggagaccagaactgcacgtaatattccaacagtggcctagccaatgtcctgtacagcagcaacatgacctcccgactcctgtactcaatactgatcAATAAACGAAAGGATATCAAACACTTTCATCACTATACTATCTACgtgagattccactttcaaggagctgtgaacatgcactccaagatctctttgttcagcaatactccttaggatcttaccgttaagtgtataagtcctgctaagatttgctttcccaaaatgcagcacctcgcattttagattaggttacttagtgtggaaacaggccctttggcccaacaagtccacaccgacccaccgaagcgcaacccacccatacccctacctaacactacgggcaatttagcatagccaattcacctgacccgcacatctttggactgtgggaggaaacccacacagacacggggagaatgtgcaaactccacacagtaagtcgcctgagtcgggaattgaacccgggtctcaggcgctgtgaggcagcagtgctaaccactgtgcctccgcGCTGCCCACTTATCTAAATTAtctaatttatttaaattaaactccatctgccactccttagtccactggctcatctgatcaagatcccgttgtagtcagaggtaacattcttcactgtccactacatctccaattttggtgttatctgcaaacttattaactattcCTCTTAAGCTCAcaaccaaaccatttatataaaaatgaagaaaagcagtggacccagcaccaatccttgaggcacgccactggtcacaggcctccagtctgaaaaacaaccctccaccactacccactgtcttctacctttgagccagttctgtatccaaatggctagttctccctgtattccatgagatctaattttactaatcagtctcccatagggaaccttgttgaacaccttatgaagtccatatagatcatgtccactgctctgtcctcatcaatcctctttgttacttcttcaaaaaactcaatcaagtttggcagacatgatttcccacgcacaaagccatgttgactatccctaatcagtgcttgccttttCAAAcacatgaacatcctgtccctcaggattccctccaacaacttgcccaccatcgacatcaggctgctcactggtctatggttccctggtttgtccttaccacccttcttaaacagtggcaccatgttagccaacctccagtcttctgacatctcacctgtgactatcgatgatacaaatatctcagcaagaggcccaacaatcatttccctagcttcccacagagttccagggtacacctgatcaggtcctggggctttatccCCTTTTAAGTCAAATCAACAAAATGTAAAAACCATGAAATATAGAGAGAAGCACGGGAAGCACACAGCAGGGTGTTTGAATTTAATGAAGCAAAATGAGGTAGATTAAGGACATTAGAAATATGGAAGCTGAAGGGAAACAAAGCTCCATGGTAATATCCTTTCCATTCACTGATATCGCTTAAACTTCACTGGAGTCAGATAAcctcaaatgaattaaaaaagatgGTAAATAGAAGACCCGTATAAGCAACACAATTGTAGCCATTGATCTTTACCTCAATTGTGACTTACAAATTCAGATGTGGAAAATTATATATGTGATCATTTGAAAAGCTGATTAGACAGATTCTGTATCAAATTAGACAGAATTAGCATTAATTCAGGAGGGTGTGTTAGATCTTCTCTCTTGTGCAAAGGTAAGGGAATGACACAGCTGAGAAAAACAGGGATGGGAAAACGGATTTTTTTAAGCCACTGATGCCACTAGTAAAGTATGCAGCAGTAGGAACGATAGAACAGAAACCTCAGGAAGAGAAATTGTATTTGCATAGTATGTTAATCCAGCTTTACCTAGAATACAACTCTGATCACTGATGGGAGGGGAACAAAAAGATAAGGGACACTGAAAGATAATACTGGGCAGCTCGTTATAAGGAGAAACAACTAATATTTCAACATTTTCTTTTGAGGTCTTGAGACACAGTGAGCCACACAATCCCTAACTTGTGAATCCCTACCTTGGGGCCAGAAGTTCCAGTTTAAATCCTATGACATAAAAGCATGTCCCAGGAGGCTGACTGCAACCAATTTATACTGAGTGAGGCTCAGTGCTGATATTACAGAATAATTCTAGATCAAACAGGGTGCAGACAAGACAAACATCAACATGGAAAACCCAGGTCATAAGTTCTACAAAAAttctcaaatttaaaaataagatgaaTATACAGATTAAACTTAACTCTTTCATGATTGGACTGCCAAAGTCAAGACAGTAGATTAAAAATATCTGGTatataaaaacaaatttgaaatattgagcTTTCAATTTCTTAGACTCAAAGATGTTGAAGGTTATGAGGGATTTTAAAGACATAAATATAGTTTTTCTTTATGACAAAATAGCAAACAGACTCAGAGGTGCACaattcagaaacagaccctacggtccaacttgtccatgccgactaggtatcctaaattaatccaatcccatttgccagcatttggcccatttccctataaacccttcttactcacatacccatccagatgccttttaaatgttgtaattgttccaatccccaccacttcctctggcaggtcagtCCACACATGCACTACACACTGCTTAAAAAGAtggcccttaagtcccttttaagtctttcccctctcaccttataactatgccctctagtttggattccctatcctgggaaaaagaccttgtctattcactctatccacgcccctcatgattttataaacttctacgaggtgacctctcagtctccgacactccagggaaaatagcccccgcctattcagcctctccctatagttcaaatcatccaaccctggcaacatacttgtaaatattttctgaacccttccaaatttcacaacatctttcctatagcaggagaccagaattggacactattccaaaagtggcttaaccaatgtcctgtacagatgcaacttgacatcccaactcctgtactcaatgcactgaccaataaaggcaaatgccttcttcactaccttttCTACTTGTGACTCAGTTTTCAAGTTTTTCAATGTATCTGCACTCCTAGTTTTCTTTGTTTAGTCACACTCTCCAAGATCctatcattaagtgtacaagtcctgccctgacttgcctttccaaatacaaaaccgcacatttatctaaattaaactccttggcccatctgatcaaggtcccgctaTACTGAGATAAACCTCCTTCACTTCCCATTgcacttcaattttggtgtcatctgcaaacttattaaccatgcctatattcacatccaaatcatttatataaatgacaaacagcagcgtACAGCACTATACCTtgctgcacaccactggtcacaggcttccagtccgaaaaacaaccctcaaccactacactctgtctcctaccagaGGTGTGCAGGTGAGATAATCAGTAAAAGCAGGTCAAATTTATAACAATGTTATTACACAACAAAGAGATGGAAGCAGCCTATATAGCAgcttttaaaacttgaaagggggggggggggaaaaaggcTTAACCAAACAACAAATTAAGCAGGAATGAGATGAGAGGTAAGATCTTGAGTGACTTTAACaaagtggatgtggaaaggatgtttcctcttgaaaGTCAGTAAAGAACAGGTGGACACAGTTTTCAAGTGTGGGGCAGCCCTTTCcagaagaccataaaacataggagcagaaatagtctcctccaccattcaatgagatcatggctggactcctcaactccattttcctgtcttttcctcataacccttcgATTCCATTACTGAGCAAAAATCTTTCTGTCTTGGCCTTCAATGGACTTAGAAACCATCTAGAGCTCTCTATGgtcaagaatttcacagattcacgaCCCCCACGGAATAATttcctcctcaactctattcTAATTGGGTGACCGCTCACTGAGATTTTGCCTGGCATTCTGGACTCAACACTTGGAAACAACCTCTAGAATCTAACTTGTCAAGTCCCATTAAGAATTGTATATatttcacctctcattcttctaaactgtagtTAGAACAGGCCCAACCCCCTCAATTTTGTCTCAGAAGGAAATGCCTCCAAACATATAATTAGCCTAAGGTACCCACTCTGGATTGCTTTCAAAActaatatatctttccttaataaAGGGACTAAAACTATTCACAGCAGTCAAGGTGTAGTCTGATTCGTGCCTTGTATTgttttagcaaaacttccctTTTTTTATACTCCACTCCCTTTACAATAAATTCCCTTTTGCCTTTCCCATCAGCTACTAAATGTGCATGCTAGCTTTTGTGATTTCTGTACAGACAGATGAGGTGGTTTTTTTTCCCTTAGActgttgtgcaactttggaacatTCTACTTCATAAGGTGCTGAAAGCAAATCCATTGTCTAATGAAAATCCATCTAACTCTGTATTAAGTATTCAACGGAATTGATGGTTACTGGGGACAGCTGGGAGTGTGGATTTTGAAATGGAGAATCCATAATCTTAATGAATGGTCTTAATGGTCCACTTCTACTCATAcatcatatgtttgtccaaagtaGGGTGCACATCTGCTAGACCAAGTTGCCTCTTCTGAAGAAATGCAATATTTTAATGATTGTTGCTTTCAATAGCTGTACAatcttattttattaaagaatccTGACAGATTTACCTCCAAAGTCTGGTTTAAAGCCAGGTGGTGGTGGATGTCCAGAGGGGCCTGCGTTGTTGAAACATTCATCATAACCTTGAGTACTGCTTTGCGGCATCTCATTACTGTTATTTTGGCTTCTCAAACACATGAGGTAGATCAGATAAGCAAGAAAAAACAGTCCAAGTATCACAAGATAAGAGGATGAATCATCGGAATCTGCGGGAATTTCATTGTTATTTGGTTTATAAGCAAATTCAGAATTAGATTTCTTTCTCCGAAGACCTTCCTCAGTAAGTTCAATGACATATTCCAATCCGCAGGATCCCCTCAAAATATAAGGATCTTCTGGATAGTTATATCCCTCACAACTGACGGTGATTGCTCCAAATTGATATGCTTTTTCCAAGTCTGTCTTGCATTCCCACTATGATCGTGTGTCAGATATGGGGGTTTAAGAAGAGATAAAGTTAATTGGGTTAATTACCATTTTAACTGTTCAGTCTGAAAGAAAGAACAATCATAACATTAAAtagcacaaaaggaggccattcagctcgaTTTACTTGCGTTGGCTTTTTAAAAGAGGTACCTACATACCAACACAAACACTCTTTCCCAATAATCatgcaatttaaaagaaaattttcaAGTACATGTTCAATTTCTTTCCAAAGGTTGCCAATAATTCTACTCCTTCATTCCTTCAGATTGAACTCTTAAGATCTCAAATGCACAATGATTAAAAAACATCCCAAGGTTGTTTATCCCCCTTTATCAAGTTACTTTCCAGCGATACAATTAACTCTGTCAAATTTTCTATCAGTCCCATTGCCTCAATCAACAGTTCACTCCTTACATTCAATGCTGCACTGAGGAATTAAATTGAAATTCTACCTTTGAGACAATGCCCTTTTGATGCAGAATTTCAGATTGTGTTAAACATATTGCCATTTATCTCGCCCTATACCTGCTCAGATCCTGAATATTTTATTAGTGAGCCCGCTCTTCTCCAGCATAACTATTCCCAACTTCCCTTCATAACTCAGGCATCAGTTATTTTCTGCTGCACCAACTTCAATGCCAAGGGCTTTTCTTTCACACATTAGCCAAGGTTAGACACAGTACTTCAGTGAGGTTGGATCAGAGTTCTGTATGAACTCAGAATCAATCACTCATATAATCAATGGAATGAAGTAAATAACGCCTATTTAATTTTGTCATTGAAGTAATCAGAAACTGCTTTAGCAAAGATTTGTCTTCCAGTGTCCCCAATACCATCTATTATTTTCTCTCGTATGGCAAAATAACATTCAGCTTATATTGCCAATGTATTATCTGTTCCCAATCCACAGTCACACTAAATGACACTTGTCACTTGGCTCCTCAATCTTTCCAACTGTATTATTTGATCAATGtgttctctaggagaaagtgaggactgcagatgctggagaccagagttgaaaagtgtggtgctggaaaagcgcagcaggccaggcagcatccgaggagcaggagaatcaacatttcgggcaaaggcctttcttcaggaaagaggctagtgtgccaagcgggctgagttAAAGAGCGGGGGAAGCTAGGAATACGACAGGTGGAAagaagtgagggtgataggccagagtcggagtgggggtggggacggagaggtcagaaagaagattgcaggtcaagagggcggtgctgaatccaggggttgggactgagataactgtgtgtgggggtggggggtgggggtgggggtgggggtggggggggggggggggggggggtggggaggagaaatgaggaagctggagaaatctacattcatcctgtgtggttggagggttcctaggtggaagatgaggcactcttcctccaggcgtcgtgtggccagggtctggcgatggaggaggccaaggacctgcatgtccttggcagagtgggagggggagttaaagtgttcagccacggggtggttgatgcgggtgtcccagaggtgttccctgaaacaatctgcaagtaggcggcctgtctccccaatgtagaggagactacatcgggtgcagcggattcagtaaatgatgtgtgtggaggtgcaggtgaatttgcgacggatatggaaggatccactggggccttggagggaagggaggggggaggtgtgggcgcaagttttgcacttcttgaggttgcaggggaaggtgccgggagtggaggttgggttcgtggggagtgtggacctgacgagggagtcgcggaggcagtggtctttccagaatgctgataggggtgggcagggaaatatatccttggcggtggggtctgtttggaggaggcggaaatgacggaggatgatacgatgtatccggaggttggtggagtggaaggtgaggaccagtgaggttctgtcctggtggcgattggaggggcggggttcaagggcagaggagcgggaagtggaggagatggagtggagagcattgtcgaccaCGTCGGTGGAGAAATTGCGgtgtgaaggaggaggccattcgggctgtttggtattggaa encodes the following:
- the saraf gene encoding store-operated calcium entry-associated regulatory factor, which codes for MSLLHHYRCGLGLCLLPFLLQVNGAQDSERILLRDIQTLTLYSGKYTTGRRTHPVPQLRCVGGSAGCSVLLPKVVQCYNKGWDGYDVQWECKTDLEKAYQFGAITVSCEGYNYPEDPYILRGSCGLEYVIELTEEGLRRKKSNSEFAYKPNNNEIPADSDDSSSYLVILGLFFLAYLIYLMCLRSQNNSNEMPQSSTQGYDECFNNAGPSGHPPPPGFKPDFGGYTSHGAYPRSRSSGPGFWTGLGTGGLLGYLLSSRRSQPSPSPYVHYPNYSAHQPQTSGQAGWNPEGRETRTTSGFGGTKRR